The following proteins come from a genomic window of Corallococcus sp. NCRR:
- a CDS encoding tetratricopeptide repeat protein, producing the protein MRLRLFLTLTAAASLTTTACLSTPPPHERALINNELCAQEMANGDLQKAETYCNLGLEFSPQYADLWANKGLIAMYSGNKGKAKEFFIKALRFNQEHLQAYQNLGVLYLEEGAYGKAHDNFKRALQVNPDNLESRYDLGLTYMKMDRKKEAKKEFDTLLAVNPNVANAHHNLGIMAYEDKDLETAFEHISQAAQLTPDSAEVWHDLGTVLMEQSRFAEAREAFGNCARLDEKNSSCLNNLAVAQRKVALTDSALKELKDTQTAENSAPAMYLLARQYREKGLLTEEENAYRKCVKLDAKFAPCHFGLFQIFSEAHKQNHAQTACKNFMKFGTSEEFPTEYTTCERFLANDSF; encoded by the coding sequence ATGCGTCTTCGCCTCTTCCTCACGCTGACCGCCGCCGCCTCCCTCACCACCACCGCCTGCCTCAGCACGCCGCCCCCGCATGAACGGGCGCTCATCAACAACGAGCTGTGCGCGCAGGAGATGGCCAACGGGGACCTGCAGAAGGCGGAGACCTACTGCAACCTGGGCCTGGAGTTCTCCCCCCAGTACGCGGACCTGTGGGCCAACAAGGGCCTCATCGCCATGTACTCGGGCAACAAGGGCAAGGCGAAGGAGTTCTTCATCAAGGCCCTGCGCTTCAACCAGGAGCACCTGCAGGCCTACCAGAACCTGGGCGTGCTCTACCTGGAGGAAGGCGCCTACGGAAAGGCCCACGACAACTTCAAGCGCGCCCTGCAGGTGAACCCGGACAATTTGGAATCGCGCTACGACCTGGGCCTCACCTACATGAAGATGGACCGGAAGAAGGAGGCCAAGAAGGAGTTCGACACGCTGCTCGCGGTCAACCCCAACGTGGCCAACGCCCATCACAACCTCGGCATCATGGCCTACGAGGACAAGGACCTGGAGACGGCCTTCGAGCACATCTCCCAGGCCGCCCAGCTCACCCCGGACTCCGCGGAGGTGTGGCACGACCTGGGCACGGTGCTGATGGAGCAGAGCCGCTTCGCGGAGGCCCGCGAGGCCTTCGGCAACTGTGCCCGCCTGGATGAGAAGAACTCCAGCTGCCTCAACAACCTGGCCGTCGCCCAGCGCAAGGTGGCCCTCACCGACTCCGCCCTCAAGGAGCTGAAGGACACCCAGACGGCGGAGAACAGCGCCCCGGCCATGTACCTGCTCGCGCGCCAGTACCGCGAGAAGGGCCTGCTCACGGAGGAGGAGAACGCCTACCGCAAGTGCGTGAAGCTGGACGCCAAGTTCGCCCCCTGCCACTTCGGCCTCTTCCAGATCTTCTCCGAGGCCCACAAGCAGAACCACGCTCAGACGGCGTGCAAGAACTTCATGAAGTTTGGAACCTCCGAGGAATTCCCCACCGAGTACACGACGTGTGAGAGATTCCTGGCCAACGACTCGTTCTAG
- a CDS encoding FHA domain-containing protein → MSVRLTVTQRSEAGGASGKEVVLDDSVITLGRDKTCQVVLPQQAVSRNHARISQEGTLYFLEDLGSAYGTKINGKSLPKGEKELLRNGDVIAIAQYDVRFDKVVEIAPDVSDKTSFLARGILKDAMRGLAGGEERFLRYMNGPREGQRIEISEAQEHIFGRDEKEADVILKDDLVSRKHAKVRRDWSGTHVEDLGSRNGIKVNKKRVNRKALKDGDELEIGATRFVYVDPAEPPDEPAVSLSSENSAVVPAPSPPRPSPPKREEPPPPEPEPEPQPEPEPSPPEEQPSSEDGSASSSEEPQPDGGEDMPMPEPEPEPAPAAVSALADKKKLVPLIVMGVVGLSFLVLMIAVLAGA, encoded by the coding sequence ATGAGCGTCCGTCTGACCGTTACGCAGCGCAGCGAGGCCGGAGGCGCCTCGGGCAAAGAGGTCGTCCTCGACGACTCCGTCATCACCCTGGGGCGGGACAAGACCTGCCAGGTGGTGCTCCCGCAGCAGGCGGTGTCGCGCAACCACGCGCGCATCAGCCAGGAGGGCACCCTCTACTTCCTGGAGGACCTGGGCAGCGCCTACGGCACGAAGATCAACGGCAAGTCGCTCCCCAAGGGGGAGAAGGAACTGCTGCGCAACGGCGACGTCATCGCCATCGCGCAGTACGACGTCCGCTTCGACAAGGTCGTCGAGATCGCGCCGGACGTCAGCGACAAGACGTCCTTCCTCGCGCGCGGCATCCTGAAGGACGCGATGCGCGGCCTCGCTGGCGGCGAGGAGCGCTTCCTGCGCTACATGAACGGCCCGCGCGAGGGCCAGCGCATCGAAATCTCCGAGGCCCAGGAGCACATCTTCGGCCGCGACGAGAAGGAAGCCGACGTCATCCTCAAGGACGACCTCGTCTCCCGCAAGCACGCCAAGGTGCGCCGCGACTGGTCCGGCACGCACGTGGAGGACCTGGGCAGCCGCAACGGCATCAAGGTCAACAAGAAGCGGGTCAACCGCAAGGCGCTCAAGGACGGCGACGAGCTGGAGATTGGCGCCACCCGCTTCGTCTACGTGGACCCCGCCGAGCCCCCCGACGAGCCCGCGGTGAGCCTCTCCTCGGAGAACTCCGCCGTCGTCCCGGCCCCGTCGCCGCCGCGCCCCTCCCCGCCCAAGCGAGAGGAGCCGCCCCCGCCGGAGCCCGAACCGGAGCCGCAGCCCGAGCCCGAACCGTCGCCCCCGGAGGAGCAGCCCTCCTCCGAGGATGGGTCCGCGTCCTCCTCCGAGGAGCCGCAGCCCGACGGTGGCGAGGACATGCCCATGCCGGAGCCGGAGCCCGAGCCCGCCCCGGCGGCCGTGTCCGCGCTGGCGGACAAGAAGAAGCTCGTCCCGCTCATCGTCATGGGCGTGGTGGGGCTGAGCTTCCTGGTGCTGATGATCGCCGTGCTCGCGGGCGCCTGA